One genomic region from Streptomyces venezuelae encodes:
- the sufB gene encoding Fe-S cluster assembly protein SufB translates to MTTEISHPELEGLGRYEYGWADSDAAGATAKRGLNEDVVRDISSKKNEPEWMLNLRLKGLRLFGKKPMPTWGSDLSGIDFDNIKYFVRSTEKQAESWEDLPEDIKNTYDKLGIPEAEKQRLVAGVAAQYESEVVYHQIREDLEEQGVIFVDTDTALKEHEELFKEYFGTVIPVGDNKFASLNTAVWSGGSFIYVPKGVHVEIPLQAYFRINTENMGQFERTLIIVDEDAYVHYVEGCTAPIYSSDSLHSAVVEIIVKKGGRCRYTTIQNWSNNVYNLVTKRAVAYEGATMEWVDGNIGSKVTMKYPAVYLMGEHAKGETLSIAFAGEGQHQDAGAKMVHMAPNTSSNIVSKSVARGGGRTSYRGLIEIGEGAPGSKSNVLCDALLVDTISRSDTYPYVDVREDDVSMGHEATVSKVSEDQLFYLMSRGLTEFEAMAMIVRGFVEPIAKELPMEYALELNRLIELQMEGAVG, encoded by the coding sequence ATGACCACCGAGATCAGCCACCCCGAGCTTGAGGGCCTGGGTCGGTACGAGTACGGCTGGGCCGACTCCGACGCGGCCGGTGCCACCGCGAAGCGCGGTCTGAACGAGGACGTCGTCCGCGACATCTCCTCGAAGAAGAACGAGCCCGAGTGGATGCTGAACCTGCGTCTCAAGGGTCTGCGGCTCTTCGGCAAGAAGCCCATGCCGACCTGGGGCTCCGACCTCTCCGGCATCGACTTCGACAACATCAAGTACTTCGTGCGGTCCACCGAGAAGCAGGCCGAGTCCTGGGAGGACCTGCCGGAGGACATCAAGAACACGTACGACAAGCTCGGCATCCCGGAGGCGGAGAAGCAGCGCCTCGTCGCCGGTGTCGCCGCCCAGTACGAGTCCGAGGTCGTCTACCACCAGATCCGCGAGGACCTGGAGGAGCAGGGCGTCATCTTCGTCGACACCGACACGGCGCTGAAGGAGCACGAGGAGCTCTTCAAGGAGTACTTCGGCACCGTCATCCCGGTCGGCGACAACAAGTTCGCCTCCCTGAACACGGCCGTGTGGTCCGGCGGCTCGTTCATCTACGTGCCGAAGGGCGTGCACGTCGAGATCCCGCTCCAGGCCTACTTCCGTATCAACACGGAGAACATGGGCCAGTTCGAGCGGACGCTGATCATCGTCGACGAGGACGCCTACGTCCACTACGTCGAGGGCTGCACCGCCCCGATCTACTCCTCGGACTCGCTGCACAGCGCCGTCGTCGAGATCATCGTGAAGAAGGGCGGCCGCTGCCGCTACACGACCATCCAGAACTGGTCGAACAACGTCTACAACCTGGTGACCAAGCGCGCCGTCGCCTACGAGGGCGCCACCATGGAGTGGGTCGACGGCAACATCGGCTCCAAGGTCACCATGAAGTACCCGGCCGTCTACCTCATGGGCGAGCACGCCAAGGGCGAGACGCTGTCCATCGCCTTCGCGGGCGAGGGCCAGCACCAGGACGCCGGCGCCAAGATGGTGCACATGGCCCCGAACACCTCCTCGAACATCGTCTCCAAGTCGGTGGCGCGAGGCGGCGGCCGCACCTCCTACCGCGGTCTCATCGAGATCGGCGAGGGTGCCCCGGGCTCCAAGTCCAACGTGCTCTGCGACGCGCTGCTCGTCGACACGATCTCCCGCTCGGACACGTACCCCTACGTGGACGTGCGCGAGGACGACGTCTCCATGGGCCACGAGGCCACCGTCTCCAAGGTCTCCGAGGACCAGCTCTTCTACCTGATGAGCCGCGGTCTCACCGAGTTCGAGGCCATGGCGATGATCGTCCGCGGCTTCGTGGAGCCCATCGCCAAGGAGCTCCCGATGGAGTACGCCCTGGAGCTCAACCGGCTGATCGAGCTGCAGATGGAAGGCGCGGTCGGCTAA
- a CDS encoding ABC transporter permease — translation MSTGTYSPKPGAAPVGRMIAAQTALETRMLLRNGEQLLLTVIIPSLLLVLFSTVDIVDTGAGEAVDFLAPGVLALAVLSTAFTGQAIATGFERRYGVLKRLGASPLPRWALMTAKTLAVLVTEVLQVALLTAIALALGWSPQGNPLSVLLLLVLGTAAFSGLGLLMAGTLKAEATLAAANLVFLLLLVGGGVIVPLDKFPEPARSLLELLPISALSDGLRDVLQNGATMPWGNALILTVWAVLGLGAAAKFFRWE, via the coding sequence GTGAGCACGGGTACCTACTCCCCGAAGCCCGGTGCCGCCCCCGTCGGGCGGATGATCGCGGCGCAGACGGCCCTGGAGACCCGGATGCTGCTGCGCAACGGCGAGCAGCTCCTCCTGACGGTGATCATCCCCTCGCTGCTCCTCGTCCTCTTCTCCACGGTCGACATCGTCGACACCGGCGCCGGCGAGGCCGTCGACTTCCTCGCCCCCGGCGTCCTCGCGCTCGCCGTGCTCTCGACCGCCTTCACCGGCCAGGCCATCGCGACCGGATTCGAGCGGCGGTACGGGGTGCTCAAGCGCCTCGGCGCCTCACCGCTCCCCCGCTGGGCGCTCATGACCGCCAAGACGCTCGCCGTCCTCGTCACCGAGGTGCTCCAGGTCGCGCTCCTCACCGCCATCGCCCTGGCACTCGGCTGGTCCCCGCAGGGAAACCCGCTCTCCGTCCTCCTGCTCCTGGTCCTCGGCACGGCCGCCTTCTCGGGCCTCGGACTGCTCATGGCGGGCACCCTCAAGGCAGAGGCCACCCTGGCCGCCGCCAACCTCGTCTTCCTGCTGCTCCTGGTGGGCGGCGGGGTCATCGTGCCGCTGGACAAGTTCCCGGAGCCCGCCCGCTCGCTCCTGGAACTGCTCCCGATCTCCGCCCTCTCCGACGGCCTGCGGGACGTCCTCCAGAACGGCGCGACGATGCCCTGGGGCAACGCGCTGATCCTGACGGTCTGGGCGGTCCTCGGCCTCGGCGCGGCGGCGAAATTCTTCCGCTGGGAGTAG
- a CDS encoding oxidoreductase: MTFPPVPPYGYGYPPPPPRPGVIPLAPLTLGTILSGTFAAFGRHWKQLLGVTAAVYGTALLFVGAAIGIAYAAVSDLFPAVFDLPAGQEPRWDDVRPLIVAFVLVWVAALITIVCANALMAAACPAVIQEAVLGLPTRFGALWRRSWSRLPAVLGTVLLTSLALMLPYAIVLAGMVGMFLALFAADSSGTPDGSYLLLPFLAFLLALLVTPLALWIWVKFSLAPAAAVMEGQGAIASMRRSSALVRGFWWRTFGIMLLVAVATTLVSWLIQQLLSMLASAPIAAIDFSGGGESAVIAAFAVIFAFVLVGQLVSQLVVSVFPPLVTSLIYVDLRIRKENLAPDLARAAGFSPGPDMGQRADWGRRH, translated from the coding sequence TGACGTTCCCCCCAGTGCCGCCGTACGGCTACGGCTACCCGCCTCCGCCCCCGAGACCCGGGGTCATACCCCTGGCACCGCTCACCCTCGGGACGATCCTCTCCGGCACCTTCGCCGCCTTCGGGCGCCACTGGAAGCAGCTGCTCGGCGTCACCGCCGCCGTCTACGGCACGGCGCTCCTCTTCGTCGGCGCGGCCATCGGCATCGCGTACGCGGCCGTGAGCGACCTCTTCCCCGCGGTGTTCGACCTGCCCGCGGGCCAGGAGCCGCGGTGGGACGACGTCCGGCCGCTGATCGTCGCGTTCGTCCTCGTCTGGGTCGCCGCCCTGATCACGATCGTCTGCGCCAACGCCCTGATGGCGGCGGCCTGCCCCGCCGTGATCCAGGAGGCCGTCCTCGGCCTCCCGACCCGCTTCGGCGCGCTCTGGCGCCGGTCCTGGTCCCGGCTGCCGGCCGTCCTGGGCACCGTGCTCCTGACGAGCCTCGCCCTGATGCTGCCGTACGCGATCGTCCTCGCGGGCATGGTCGGCATGTTCCTGGCCCTGTTCGCGGCCGACTCGAGCGGCACCCCGGACGGCAGCTACCTCCTGCTGCCCTTCCTCGCCTTCCTCCTGGCCCTGCTCGTCACCCCGCTCGCGCTCTGGATCTGGGTGAAGTTCAGCCTCGCCCCGGCGGCGGCGGTCATGGAGGGCCAGGGCGCGATCGCCTCGATGCGCCGCTCCTCGGCCCTGGTCCGCGGCTTCTGGTGGCGCACCTTCGGCATCATGCTGCTCGTCGCGGTGGCGACCACCCTCGTCAGCTGGCTGATCCAGCAGCTGCTCTCGATGCTGGCCTCGGCACCGATCGCGGCCATCGACTTCTCCGGCGGCGGCGAGAGCGCGGTGATCGCCGCCTTCGCCGTGATCTTCGCCTTCGTGCTCGTCGGACAGCTGGTCAGCCAGCTCGTCGTCTCCGTCTTCCCCCCGCTGGTGACGTCCCTGATCTACGTCGACCTGCGCATCCGCAAGGAGAACCTGGCCCCGGACCTCGCCCGGGCCGCCGGCTTCTCCCCCGGGCCCGACATGGGCCAGCGCGCCGACTGGGGCCGGCGGCACTGA
- the sufC gene encoding Fe-S cluster assembly ATPase SufC: MATLEIHDLHVSVEAENGPREILKGVDLTIKQGETHAVMGPNGSGKSTLAYSLAGHPKYTVTGGTVTLDGEDVLEMSVDERARAGVFLAMQYPVEVPGVSVSNFLRTSATAVRGEAPKLRTWVKEVKSAMEQLQMDPAFAERNVNEGFSGGEKKRHEILQLELLKPKIAILDETDSGLDVDALRIVSEGVNRVRETGEVGTLLITHYTRILRYIKPDFVHVFANGRIAESGGAELADQLEAEGYDKYVKGGASA; encoded by the coding sequence ATGGCAACGCTTGAAATCCACGACCTGCACGTCTCCGTCGAGGCCGAGAACGGCCCCCGGGAGATCCTCAAGGGTGTCGACCTGACCATCAAGCAGGGCGAGACCCACGCCGTCATGGGCCCCAACGGCTCCGGCAAGTCGACCCTGGCGTACTCGCTCGCCGGCCACCCGAAGTACACGGTCACCGGCGGCACCGTCACCCTCGACGGCGAGGACGTCCTGGAGATGTCGGTCGACGAGCGCGCCCGCGCCGGCGTCTTCCTGGCCATGCAGTACCCGGTCGAGGTCCCCGGTGTCTCGGTCTCCAACTTCCTGCGCACCTCCGCCACCGCCGTCCGCGGCGAGGCCCCCAAGCTGCGCACCTGGGTGAAGGAGGTCAAGTCCGCGATGGAGCAGCTCCAGATGGACCCGGCCTTCGCCGAGCGCAACGTCAACGAGGGCTTCTCCGGCGGTGAGAAGAAGCGCCACGAGATCCTCCAGCTGGAGCTCCTCAAGCCGAAGATCGCGATCCTCGACGAGACCGACTCGGGCCTCGACGTCGACGCGCTCCGCATCGTCTCCGAGGGCGTCAACCGCGTCCGCGAGACCGGCGAGGTCGGCACGCTGCTGATCACCCACTACACGCGCATCCTGCGCTACATCAAGCCCGACTTCGTTCACGTGTTCGCGAACGGCCGCATCGCCGAGTCCGGCGGCGCCGAGCTCGCCGACCAGCTCGAGGCCGAGGGCTACGACAAGTACGTGAAGGGTGGCGCATCCGCGTGA
- a CDS encoding cysteine desulfurase, which produces MTSAHQGLSGLLDTEAIRKDFPLLDRVVHDGKKIVYLDSAATSQKPRQVLDALNEYYERHNANVHRGVYLVAEEATALYEGARDKVAAFINAPSRDEVIFTKNASESLNLVANMLGWADEPYRVDHETEIAITEMEHHSNIVPWQLLSQRTGAKLKWFGLTDDGRLDLSNIEEVITEKTKIVSFTLVSNLLGTINPVETIIRRAQEVGALVCIDASQAAPHMVLDVQALQADFVAFTGHKMCGPTGIGVLWGRQELLEDLPPFLGGGEMIETVSMHSSTYAPAPHKFEAGTPPIAQAVGLGAAVDYLSAIGMENIARHEHAITEYAVRRLQEVPDLRIIGPTTAEDRGAAISFTLGDIHPHDVGQVLDEEGIAVRVGHHCARPVCLRYGIPATTRASFYLYSTPAEVDALVAGLEHVRNFFG; this is translated from the coding sequence GTGACATCTGCCCATCAGGGGCTCTCCGGCCTCCTCGACACCGAGGCGATCCGCAAGGACTTCCCGCTCCTGGATCGCGTGGTCCACGACGGCAAGAAGATCGTGTACCTGGACTCCGCGGCGACCTCGCAGAAGCCGCGCCAGGTCCTCGACGCGCTGAACGAGTACTACGAGCGCCACAACGCCAACGTGCACCGTGGCGTCTACCTCGTCGCCGAGGAGGCGACGGCGCTGTACGAGGGCGCCCGCGACAAGGTCGCGGCGTTCATCAACGCGCCGAGCCGCGACGAGGTGATCTTCACCAAGAACGCCTCGGAGTCGCTCAACCTCGTGGCCAACATGCTGGGCTGGGCCGACGAGCCCTACCGCGTGGACCACGAGACCGAGATCGCCATCACGGAGATGGAGCACCACTCCAACATCGTGCCGTGGCAGCTGCTCTCGCAGCGCACGGGCGCGAAGCTGAAGTGGTTCGGCCTCACCGACGACGGCCGTCTCGACCTCTCGAACATCGAAGAGGTCATCACCGAGAAGACCAAGATCGTCTCGTTCACGCTGGTCTCGAACCTGCTGGGCACGATCAACCCGGTCGAGACGATCATCCGCCGCGCCCAGGAGGTCGGTGCGCTCGTCTGCATCGACGCCTCCCAGGCGGCCCCGCACATGGTCCTGGACGTGCAGGCGCTCCAGGCCGACTTCGTGGCCTTCACCGGCCACAAGATGTGCGGCCCGACCGGCATCGGCGTGCTGTGGGGACGGCAGGAGCTCCTGGAGGACCTCCCGCCCTTCCTCGGCGGCGGCGAGATGATCGAGACCGTCTCGATGCACTCCTCGACCTACGCTCCGGCTCCGCACAAGTTCGAGGCGGGTACGCCCCCGATCGCCCAGGCCGTCGGCCTCGGCGCGGCCGTGGACTACCTGTCGGCGATCGGCATGGAGAACATCGCGCGCCACGAGCACGCGATCACCGAGTACGCCGTCCGGCGCCTCCAGGAGGTCCCGGACCTGCGGATCATCGGCCCCACCACGGCCGAGGACCGCGGCGCGGCGATCTCCTTCACGCTGGGCGACATCCACCCGCACGACGTGGGTCAGGTGCTCGACGAAGAGGGCATCGCGGTCCGGGTCGGCCACCACTGCGCGCGGCCGGTCTGCCTGCGGTACGGAATTCCTGCGACCACGCGGGCGTCGTTCTATCTGTACTCCACGCCGGCCGAGGTCGACGCCCTCGTCGCGGGTCTGGAGCACGTACGGAACTTCTTCGGGTAG
- a CDS encoding ABC transporter ATP-binding protein, which yields MGNESVVQVRGLVKRYGNKTAVDGLDLDVRAGTVTAVLGPNGAGKTTTVETCEGYRRPDGGTVRVLGLDPVADAAALRPRIGVMLQSGGVYSGARADEMLRHMAKLHAHPLDVDALIERLGLGSCGRTTYRRLSGGQQQRLALAMAVVGRPELVFLDEPTAGLDPQARRATWDLVRELRADGVTVVLTTHFMQEAEELADDVAIIDAGRVAAQGSPEQLCRGGAENTLRFTGRPGLDLGSLLKALPDGTAAAEPLPGTYRITGTVDPQLLATVTTWCAQHGVMPEGISVERHTLEDVFLELTGKELRS from the coding sequence ATGGGAAATGAGTCCGTCGTCCAGGTACGTGGCCTGGTCAAGCGGTACGGAAACAAGACCGCCGTCGACGGCCTCGACCTCGACGTACGGGCCGGCACCGTCACCGCCGTCCTCGGCCCCAACGGGGCCGGCAAGACCACCACCGTCGAGACCTGCGAGGGCTACCGCCGGCCCGACGGCGGCACCGTCCGCGTCCTCGGCCTCGACCCGGTCGCCGACGCGGCCGCGCTGCGCCCCCGGATCGGCGTGATGCTCCAGTCGGGTGGCGTCTACTCGGGCGCCCGGGCCGACGAGATGCTCCGCCACATGGCGAAGCTGCACGCCCACCCCCTGGACGTGGACGCCCTGATCGAGCGGCTCGGCCTCGGCTCCTGCGGCCGCACCACCTACCGACGGCTCTCCGGCGGCCAGCAGCAGCGCCTCGCGCTCGCCATGGCCGTCGTCGGCCGCCCCGAGCTCGTCTTCCTCGACGAGCCGACCGCCGGACTCGACCCTCAGGCCCGCCGCGCCACCTGGGACCTCGTGCGCGAACTGCGCGCCGACGGCGTGACGGTCGTCCTCACCACCCACTTCATGCAGGAGGCCGAGGAGCTGGCCGACGACGTCGCCATCATCGACGCCGGCCGGGTCGCCGCCCAAGGCAGCCCCGAGCAGCTCTGCCGCGGCGGCGCCGAGAACACCCTGCGCTTCACCGGCCGCCCCGGGCTCGACCTGGGCTCCCTGCTCAAGGCACTGCCGGACGGCACGGCCGCCGCGGAACCCCTCCCCGGCACGTACCGCATCACCGGCACCGTCGACCCGCAGCTGCTCGCCACGGTCACCACCTGGTGCGCCCAGCACGGCGTCATGCCCGAGGGCATCTCCGTCGAGCGCCACACCCTCGAAGACGTCTTCCTGGAACTGACCGGCAAGGAGCTGAGGTCGTGA
- the sufD gene encoding Fe-S cluster assembly protein SufD, which produces MAEAQNIPAGSTTAGSIAVAAESTVATRMSAPPSFDVADFPVPHGREEEWRFTPLARLRGLHDGTAVASGEGVKVEIEAPEGVTVETVGRDDERLGKAGKPVDRVAAQAYSSFEKASVVTVAKEAVLTEPIRIAVHGEGGVAFGHQVIELGAFAEAVVVIDHTGDAVLAANVDYVLGDGAKLTVVSVQDWDEKAVHVAQHNALVGRDASFKSVVVTFGGDVVRIHPRVAYAAPGGEAELFGLYFTDAGQHQEHRLLVDHNTPHCKSNVAYKGALQGQDAHAVWIGDVLIQAAAEGTDTYELNRNLVLTDGARVDSVPNLEIETGEIAGAGHASATGRFDDEQLFYLMSRGIPETEARRLVVRGFFAELVQQIGLPDVQERLLAKIEAELEASV; this is translated from the coding sequence ATGGCTGAGGCTCAGAACATCCCCGCGGGCTCCACCACCGCGGGCTCGATCGCGGTGGCCGCCGAGTCCACCGTCGCCACGCGCATGAGCGCGCCCCCGTCCTTCGACGTCGCGGACTTCCCCGTCCCGCACGGCCGCGAGGAGGAGTGGCGCTTCACGCCGCTCGCGCGGCTGCGCGGCCTTCACGACGGCACCGCCGTCGCGTCCGGTGAGGGCGTCAAGGTCGAGATCGAGGCCCCCGAGGGCGTCACCGTGGAGACCGTCGGCCGTGACGACGAGCGGCTCGGCAAGGCCGGCAAGCCCGTCGACCGCGTCGCGGCCCAGGCGTACTCCTCCTTCGAGAAGGCCTCGGTCGTCACCGTCGCCAAGGAGGCCGTCCTCACCGAGCCGATCCGCATCGCCGTGCACGGCGAGGGCGGTGTCGCCTTCGGCCACCAGGTGATCGAGCTCGGCGCCTTCGCCGAGGCCGTCGTGGTCATCGACCACACCGGTGACGCGGTGCTCGCCGCCAACGTCGACTACGTCCTCGGCGACGGCGCGAAGCTGACCGTCGTCTCCGTCCAGGACTGGGACGAGAAGGCCGTCCACGTCGCCCAGCACAACGCGCTGGTCGGCCGCGACGCCTCCTTCAAGTCGGTCGTCGTCACCTTCGGCGGCGACGTCGTCCGCATCCACCCCCGCGTGGCGTACGCGGCGCCCGGCGGCGAGGCCGAGCTCTTCGGCCTGTACTTCACCGACGCCGGCCAGCACCAGGAGCACCGCCTCCTCGTCGACCACAACACCCCGCACTGCAAGTCCAACGTCGCCTACAAGGGCGCGCTGCAGGGCCAGGACGCGCACGCGGTGTGGATCGGCGACGTCCTCATCCAGGCCGCCGCCGAGGGCACCGACACGTACGAGCTCAACCGGAACCTGGTCCTCACGGACGGCGCCCGGGTCGACTCCGTGCCGAACCTGGAGATCGAGACCGGCGAGATCGCCGGCGCCGGTCACGCCTCGGCCACCGGCCGCTTCGACGACGAGCAGCTCTTCTACCTGATGTCCCGCGGCATCCCGGAGACCGAGGCCCGCCGCCTCGTCGTTCGCGGCTTCTTCGCCGAGCTGGTCCAGCAGATCGGTCTGCCGGACGTCCAGGAGCGCCTCCTCGCCAAGATCGAGGCCGAGCTGGAGGCCTCCGTCTGA
- a CDS encoding non-heme iron oxygenase ferredoxin subunit has product MAFVRVCALSELETDTPKRVEVDGTPVSVVRTEGEVFAINDICSHANVSLSEGEVEDCAIECWLHGSSFDLRSGKPSGLPATRPVPVYPVKIEGDDVLVSVTQES; this is encoded by the coding sequence ATGGCCTTCGTCCGAGTCTGTGCGCTGAGCGAGCTGGAGACCGACACCCCGAAGCGGGTCGAGGTCGACGGCACGCCGGTGTCGGTCGTGCGCACCGAGGGCGAGGTGTTCGCGATCAACGACATCTGCTCGCACGCGAACGTCTCCCTCTCGGAGGGCGAGGTCGAGGACTGCGCCATCGAGTGCTGGCTGCACGGGTCGAGCTTCGACCTCCGCAGCGGCAAGCCCTCGGGCCTGCCCGCGACGCGCCCCGTGCCCGTATACCCCGTAAAGATCGAAGGGGACGATGTGCTCGTCTCCGTCACCCAGGAGTCCTGA
- a CDS encoding COX15/CtaA family protein, which yields MLTPLAYIAQRWTPSPRTLRRAALSAVVMSVLIIVTGGAVRLTGSGLGCDTWPKCTEDSLIVTPEQGYRGLIEFGNRMLTYVLSAAVGWAIIATRSTKPWRRNLTRWGWAQFWIVMSNAVIGGITVWMGLNPWTVAGHFLAANALLTVAVITWHRTGEGDTPPRPRVPGPVRKLSWAITITSGLLIALGTTVTGAGKHAGDSSDVPRMPWDWTNAAHLHAIAAWVVCALALAMWLVLRVVDAPDDTRARARDLLIVLLAQGAIGYVQYFSGVPEILVAVHMLGSSLMWIAVLRLALSLRERPVPTADIPAQNDSALASA from the coding sequence GTGCTGACCCCCCTCGCCTACATCGCCCAGCGCTGGACCCCGTCCCCCCGGACGCTCCGGCGCGCCGCGCTCTCCGCCGTCGTGATGAGCGTCCTCATCATCGTCACCGGTGGCGCGGTCCGGCTGACCGGTTCCGGTCTCGGCTGCGACACCTGGCCGAAGTGCACGGAAGACAGCCTCATCGTCACGCCCGAGCAGGGCTACCGCGGCCTGATCGAGTTCGGCAACCGGATGCTGACGTACGTCCTGTCGGCGGCCGTCGGCTGGGCGATCATCGCCACCCGGTCCACCAAGCCGTGGCGCCGCAACCTCACCCGCTGGGGCTGGGCGCAGTTCTGGATCGTGATGAGCAACGCCGTCATCGGCGGCATCACGGTGTGGATGGGCCTCAACCCGTGGACCGTCGCCGGCCACTTCCTCGCAGCGAACGCCCTGCTCACCGTGGCCGTCATCACCTGGCACCGGACCGGCGAGGGCGACACCCCGCCCCGGCCGCGTGTGCCGGGACCGGTCCGCAAGCTGTCGTGGGCGATCACGATCACCTCGGGTCTGCTGATCGCGCTCGGTACGACCGTGACCGGCGCCGGCAAGCACGCCGGTGACAGCAGCGACGTCCCGCGCATGCCGTGGGACTGGACGAACGCCGCCCACCTCCACGCCATCGCCGCCTGGGTCGTCTGCGCGCTCGCGCTCGCCATGTGGCTGGTGCTGCGCGTGGTGGACGCCCCGGACGACACCCGGGCGCGCGCCCGCGACCTGCTGATCGTGCTGCTCGCGCAGGGCGCGATCGGCTACGTGCAGTACTTCAGCGGGGTCCCCGAGATCCTGGTCGCCGTCCACATGCTCGGCTCGTCGCTGATGTGGATCGCGGTGCTGCGACTCGCCCTGAGCCTGCGCGAGCGCCCGGTCCCCACGGCGGACATCCCGGCGCAGAACGACTCCGCGCTCGCGAGCGCCTGA
- a CDS encoding helix-turn-helix transcriptional regulator yields the protein MKNVGAAPVEELATRERSTRNRVARSILDHGPSTVADLAERLRLTQAAVRRHLDSLVAENVVEAREKRVYGTRARGRPAKIFALTDCGRDEFDQSYDSLAVEALRWIERNAGGEAAVAAFARDRIEAQGDSYREAVETADPARRTEALAKALTADGYAATARNAPVGEQLCQHHCPVAHVAEQYPQLCEAETEFFSRLLGTHVQRLATIAHGDGVCTTFIPHSAPQTNSSASVSTAGRNPA from the coding sequence GTGAAAAACGTTGGCGCGGCTCCGGTGGAGGAACTCGCGACCCGAGAGCGTTCCACGCGCAACCGGGTCGCGCGGTCGATCCTGGACCACGGCCCCTCGACCGTCGCCGACCTGGCCGAACGGCTCCGCCTCACGCAGGCCGCCGTCCGTCGCCACCTCGACTCGCTGGTCGCGGAGAACGTGGTCGAGGCCCGCGAGAAGCGCGTCTACGGGACCCGCGCCCGCGGCCGCCCCGCGAAGATCTTCGCGCTCACCGACTGCGGCCGGGACGAGTTCGACCAGTCGTACGACTCCCTGGCCGTCGAGGCGCTCCGCTGGATCGAGCGCAACGCGGGAGGAGAGGCGGCCGTCGCCGCCTTCGCCCGCGACCGGATCGAGGCCCAGGGCGACTCGTACCGGGAAGCCGTCGAGACGGCCGATCCCGCCCGGCGGACCGAGGCGCTCGCCAAGGCCCTGACGGCGGACGGGTACGCTGCCACTGCGCGGAACGCGCCGGTCGGCGAGCAGCTCTGCCAGCACCACTGCCCGGTCGCCCACGTCGCCGAGCAGTATCCGCAGCTGTGCGAGGCGGAGACGGAGTTCTTCTCCCGCCTCCTGGGAACGCACGTCCAGCGTCTGGCCACCATCGCGCATGGTGACGGCGTCTGTACGACGTTCATCCCGCACAGCGCCCCACAGACCAACTCATCAGCATCTGTCAGCACGGCCGGGAGGAACCCCGCATGA
- the sufU gene encoding Fe-S cluster assembly sulfur transfer protein SufU, giving the protein MKLDSMYQDVILDHYKHPHGRGLRDGDAEVHHVNPTCGDEITLRVKYEGSRIADVSYEGQGCSISQASASVLNELLVGKELAEAQKIQGTFLELMQSKGQIEPDDAMEEVLEDAVAFAGVSKYPARVKCALLSWMAWKDATAQALGDDEKSVRKSA; this is encoded by the coding sequence GTGAAGCTGGATTCGATGTACCAGGACGTCATCCTGGACCACTACAAGCACCCCCACGGGCGCGGTCTGCGGGACGGCGACGCCGAGGTGCACCACGTCAACCCGACGTGCGGCGACGAGATCACGCTGCGCGTGAAGTACGAGGGCTCGCGGATCGCGGACGTCTCGTACGAGGGTCAGGGCTGCTCGATCAGCCAGGCTTCGGCCTCGGTCCTGAACGAGCTGCTCGTCGGCAAGGAGCTGGCCGAGGCGCAGAAGATCCAGGGCACCTTCCTGGAGCTGATGCAGTCCAAGGGCCAGATCGAGCCGGACGACGCGATGGAGGAGGTCCTGGAGGACGCGGTCGCGTTCGCGGGCGTCTCCAAGTACCCGGCCCGGGTGAAGTGCGCGCTGCTCAGCTGGATGGCGTGGAAGGACGCGACCGCCCAGGCGCTGGGTGACGACGAGAAGTCTGTGAGGAAGTCGGCATGA
- a CDS encoding metal-sulfur cluster assembly factor, whose product MTENAGATMKPASEEEVREALYDVVDPELGIDVVNLGLIYGIHIDDSNVATLDMTLTSAACPLTDVIEDQAKSATDGIVSELKINWVWMPPWGPDKITDDGREQLRALGFNV is encoded by the coding sequence ATGACCGAGAACGCTGGGGCCACCATGAAGCCGGCCTCCGAGGAAGAAGTCCGCGAGGCGCTGTACGACGTCGTCGACCCCGAGCTGGGCATCGACGTGGTCAACCTCGGTCTGATCTACGGCATCCACATCGACGACTCGAACGTCGCGACGCTGGACATGACGCTGACGTCGGCGGCCTGCCCGCTGACCGACGTGATCGAGGACCAGGCGAAGTCCGCGACGGACGGCATCGTCAGCGAGCTGAAGATCAACTGGGTCTGGATGCCGCCGTGGGGTCCGGACAAGATCACGGACGACGGCCGCGAGCAGCTGCGCGCGCTCGGCTTCAACGTCTGA